The genomic DNA GGGTTAATGGGTCTGGCCCTCCATCCCAATTATCCAGAAGAACCTTATCTCTATGCGATGCATACCATCCAGGGAGCAACCGGCTTGGTTAATCGGATAATATTGCTTCGTGACCAAGGAAATAGGGCAGTTTTTGAACGAGTTATTTTTGATAATATCCCGGGAGGACGGAATCATAATGGCGGCCGGATAGCTTTTGGACCGGATGGAATGCTTTATGCCACAACTGGAGAAACCTTTCAGGGCGAGCTAGCTCAGGACCTCAATTCCTGGGGTGGTAAAATTCTTCGTCTTACTCCCGATGGAAAGATACCCGATGATAACCCTTTTCCCGGGTCGCCGGTTTACTCCTATGGACATCGTAACCCGCAAGGTTTAGCTTGGCATCCCGAAACCGGTGATCTCTTTTCCTCCGAACACGGACCATCTGGCGAACAGGGATGGCGGGGTCATGATGAAATCAATCTGATCACCCCAGGAGGAAATTATGGGTGGCCTATAGAAATAGGAATTCACCAAAATCCTACTTTCATCGGGCCGATTGTCTTCTGGCAAAACTCAACTCCTCCAGCCGGAATGACTTTTTTCCGGAATAATCTTTTTGTTGCCTCCCTAAGAAGCCAAGTCTTGCTCAGGATTATCTTAGAGATCGAAGATGGCGACTACCAAGTCAA from Candidatus Atribacteria bacterium ADurb.Bin276 includes the following:
- the yliI gene encoding Soluble aldose sugar dehydrogenase YliI precursor, producing MNKLMINRIFSILMFLGIFACSSATLLAAEDFSERMVPEPPGIKVERWVENLEIPWSLVFLPNNRALVSERPGRIRLIENGNLREEPYVILEVTHIGEGGLMGLALHPNYPEEPYLYAMHTIQGATGLVNRIILLRDQGNRAVFERVIFDNIPGGRNHNGGRIAFGPDGMLYATTGETFQGELAQDLNSWGGKILRLTPDGKIPDDNPFPGSPVYSYGHRNPQGLAWHPETGDLFSSEHGPSGEQGWRGHDEINLITPGGNYGWPIEIGIHQNPTFIGPIVFWQNSTPPAGMTFFRNNLFVASLRSQVLLRIILEIEDGDYQVKEIERWFASDSSTGLLGRLRDVVEGSDGNLYLLTSNRDGRGRPRPGDDTIWRLIFP